One window of Apteryx mantelli isolate bAptMan1 chromosome 8, bAptMan1.hap1, whole genome shotgun sequence genomic DNA carries:
- the BSND gene encoding barttin yields MAEEKTFRYGFIMLGFFLVMTGLFIMSVDKPQIYVTFCALGILLVAVGITWSMCQCYPKITFVPADSETERFLAPGAAAPPPPPPPVEKPGKQRPQAPAFEKSLPTYEQAQRQAAAEPRLQARAEIHPEVPGAAAAPRDPAPRGTAAATGGPAAPLAVLAEEPDGEGAEAHDDLYYGLREGSEVLPADSERLFEPED; encoded by the exons ATGGCCGAGGAGAAGACCTTCCGCTACGGCTTCATCATGCTGGGTTTCTTCCTGGTGATGACGGGGCTGTTCATCATGAGCGTGGACAAGCCCCAGATCTACGTCACCTTCTGCGCCTTGGGCATCCTGCTCGTGGCCGTGGGCATCACCTGGAGCATGTGCCAGTGCTACCCCAAG ATCACGTTTGTGCCCGCGGACTCGGAGACGGAGCGGTTCCTGGCtccgggggccgccgcgccgccgccgccgccgccgccggtggaGAAGCCGGGGAAGCAGCG CCCGCAGGCGCCCGCCTTCGAGAAGAGCCTGCCCACCTACGAGCAGGCCCAGCGGCAGGCGGCggccgagccccggctgcaggcgCGAGCCGAGATCCACCCGGAggtgccgggcgccgccgcggccccccgagacccggcgccccgcggcacgGCAGCCGCCACCGGCGG cccggcggcgccgctGGCCGTCCTCGCGGAGGAGCCGGACGGCGAGGGCGCCGAGGCGCACGACGACCTCTACTACGGCTTGCGGGAGGGCTCGGAGGTGCTGCCGGCCGACAGCGAGCGCCTCTTCGAGCCCGAGGACTAG
- the PCSK9 gene encoding proprotein convertase subtilisin/kexin type 9, which translates to MGPWALALAAALAVARVAATPELAEELVWALSRADEVAAVPGAAPTGPAAAATGPGAFQRAAKAAWRLPGRYVVVLRAGSGGAQVEGTVRRLQARAARRGYLTEVLHVFRHLLPAFVVKMSSDVLDMALKLPHVEYIEEDSYVFAQNIPWNLDRIVPAPSRAGAYSPPNKGDLVEIYLLDTSVQSNHREIEGRVFVTDFESVPEEDGTRFHRQASKCDSHGTHMAGVVSGRDAGVAKGANVRSLRVLNCQGKGTVSGTLIGLEFIGATLEVQPHAPPVVLLPFAGAYSRVLNAGCRQLAEMGVVLIAAAGNYKDDACLYSPASEPEVITVGATNSRDQPVSIGSLGTNFGRCVDVFAPGDDIIGASSDCSTCFTSQSGTSQAAAHVAGIAAVVLSAEPGLSLAELRQRLLHFATKGVIDGAWFPEEQRLLTPGAVARLPPALLPGGRLFCRTVWSARSGGARHATATARCAAAEEMFSCSSFSPSGRRLGEHVEEKDGAKECVARNAFGGRGVYAVARCCTRPPAGCRVNASAGAAEGAGCSARDHVLTGCSFHSASAALGGGGRPVVGPESGPHRCAGGPATATAAHASCCPAAGLECRVKERAPAGSAEKATVSCDEGWALTGCNAYSPGAAAVLGAYAVDDTCVAAGSPGSAAPAAVAICCRSRL; encoded by the exons ATGGGCCCCtgggcgctggcgctggcggcggcgctggcggtgGCGCGGGTGGCGGCGACGCCGGAGCTGGCGGAGGAGCTGGTTTGGGCCCTGAGCCGCGCCGACGAGGTGGCAGCGGTGCCCGGGGCTGCCCCGAcggggcccgcggccgccgcgacAGGGCCCGGCGCCTTCCAGCGCGCCGCCAAG GCGGCGTGGCGGCTGCCCGGGCGCTACGTGGTGGTGCTgcgggccggcagcggcggggcccagGTGGAGGGCACGGTGCGGCGGCTGcaggcccgcgccgcccgccgcggctaCCTCACCGAGGTGCTGCACGTCTTCCGCCACCTGCTCCCCGCCTTCGTGGTGAAGATGAGCAGCGACGTGCTGGACATG GCGCTGAAGCTGCCGCACGTGGAGTACATCGAGGAGGACTCGTACGTGTTTGCCCAGAACATCCCCTGGAACCTGGACAGGATCGTGCCGGCGCCGTCCAGGGCGGGCGCCTACAGCCCTCCCA ATAAAGGGGATCTGGTGGAGATCTACCTGCTGGACACCAGCGTGCAGAGCAACCATCGGGAGATCGAGGGCAGGGTGTTTGTGACCGACTTCGAGAGCGTCCCCGAGGAAGACGGCACCCGTTTCCACAGGCAG GCCAGCAAGTGCGACAGCCACGGCACCCACATGGCCGGCGTGGTGAGCGGGCGCGACGCCGGCGTGGCCAAGGGGGCCAACGTCCGCAGCCTCCGGGTGCTCAACTGCCAGGGCAAGGGCACCGTCAGCGGGACCCTCATCG GCCTGGAGTTCATCGGAGCGACGCTGGAGGTGCAGCCCCACGCGCCGCCGGTcgtgctgctgcccttcgccgGCGCCTACAGCCGCGTCCTGAACGCCGGCTGCCGGCAGCTGGCGGAGATGGGGGTGGTGCTGATCGCGGCCGCCGGGAACTACAAGGACGACGCGTGTCTGTACTCGCCGGCGTCGGAGCCGGAG GTCATCACGGTCGGCGCCACCAACAGCCGGGACCAGCCCGTCTCCATCGGCTCGCTGGGCACCAACTTCGGCCGCTGCGTGGACGTCTTCGCCCCGGGGGACGACATCATCGGCGCCTCCAGCGACTGCAGCACCTGCTTCACCTCGCAGAGCGGCACCTCGCAGGCGGCCGCGCACGTGGCAG GCATCGCCGCCGTGGTGCTCAGCGCCGAGCCGGGGCTGAGCCTCGCCGAGCTGCGGCAGCGCCTGCTGCACTTCGCCACCAAGGGCGTCATCGACGGCGCCTGGTTCCCCGAGGAGCAGCGGCTCCTCACGCCCGGCGCCGtggcccggctgcccccggcgcTGCTCCCAG GGGGGCGGCTGTTCTGCCGCACGGTGTGGTCGGCCCGCTCGGGGGGCGCCCGCCACGCCACTGCCACGGCTCGCTGCGCCGCCGCCGAGGAGATGTTCAGCTGCTCCAGCTTCTCGCCGAGCGGCCGGCGCCTGGGGGAGCACGTGGAG GAGAAAGACGGCGCGAAGGAGTGCGTGGCCCGCAACGCTTTCGGCGGCCGCGGCGTCTACGCGGTGGCCAGGTGCTGCACACGgcccccggccggctgccgggTCAAcgccagcgccggggccgccgagGGCGCCGGCTGCTCCGCGCGGGACCACGTGCTCACCG GGTGCAGCTTCCATTCGGCCTCCGCGGCGCTGGGTGGCGGCGGCCGGCCCGTCGTGGGGCCGGAGAGCGGGCCCCACCGCTGCGCCGGGGGGccggccaccgccaccgccgcgcaCGCCTCGtgctgccccgccgccggcctCGAGTGCCGGGTGAAGGAGCGCGCGCCGGCGGGCTCGGCCGAGAAG GCGACGGTGTCCTGCGACGAGGGCTGGGCGCTGACGGGCTGCAACGCCTactcgccgggcgccgccgccgtgcTGGGCGCCTACGCCGTCGACGACACCTGCGTGGCTGCTggcagccccggcagcgcggcgccggccgCCGTCGCCATCTGCTGCAGGAGCCGCCTCTAG